From the Paraburkholderia sp. PREW-6R genome, one window contains:
- a CDS encoding DUF3567 domain-containing protein, which produces MQMIYNSPNYCVVEFPPQEGLLAMKSGGYEIVDKNMQREIYIDGAMAARFREHVQKLIEEEPSLDEVDEFLGQFDSLMHQPVILH; this is translated from the coding sequence ATGCAAATGATCTACAACAGCCCTAATTATTGTGTCGTCGAGTTTCCGCCGCAGGAAGGTCTGCTGGCCATGAAGTCGGGCGGCTACGAGATCGTCGATAAAAACATGCAGCGTGAAATTTACATTGACGGCGCAATGGCGGCGCGCTTTCGCGAGCACGTACAGAAGCTGATCGAAGAGGAACCGTCACTGGATGAAGTCGACGAATTTCTTGGGCAATTCGACAGTCTGATGCATCAGCCGGTCATTCTTCACTAA